From a single Glycine soja cultivar W05 chromosome 19, ASM419377v2, whole genome shotgun sequence genomic region:
- the LOC114398339 gene encoding protein NETWORKED 1D-like: protein MATLSHADSRRMYSWWWDSHISPKNSKWLQENLTDMDSKVKQMIKLIEEDADSFARRAEMYYKKRPELMKLVEEFYRAYRALAERYDHATGVIRQAHHTMAEAFPNQVPPLAPADDSPGVTSMETEPHTPETIHFSRAFLDSDDLQKDALTHFHAISRNGSYTDEADSGISRKGLKQLNDLFMSGEPVSHAKSARRGLNFLDTEEIKGQDNGSQNTRAQVLPESERITKAETEILALKKVLAKLESEKEAGLLQYQYSLERLSNLESEMSHARENSQGLNERANKAEAEVQTLKEALTKLQAEREASLLQYQQCLEKIYNLEENISSAQKDVGELNERATRAETAAESLKQDLARVEAEKEAALVQYNQSLEMLSKLEERLIQAEENARRINEQANAAKDEIEGMKLEIAKLTEEKEDAALRYQQCLEIISSMEHKLSCAQEEVHRLNCKINDGVEKLHSSEQKCTLLETSNQTLQSELQSLAQKFGSQSEELSEKQKDLGRLWTCIQEERLRFIEAEAAFQNLQNLHSQSQEELRSLATELHSKAEILENTESHKQALEDEVHKSKEENKTLNEIKLSSSLSIKNLQDEILNLREIIKKLELEVGLQVDERNALQQEIYCLKDELNDVSKRHESMMEDVRSTDLDPQCFASSVKKLQDENSKLNERCETYKDEKEALKEKLEIMEKLLEKNAVLERSLLVLTVELESARGKVKILEETCESLLGEKSTLAAEKATLFSQLQTTVEKLEKLSEKNHLLENSLFNVNSELEGLRIKSKILEDSCLLFDHEKSSLTSDKEMLVSQLNITHQTLKDLGKKHSELELKHLELKAERESALQKLEELLVSLYAEREEHSRIVQLNDCQLAEKELQIFVLQEDADYQKKEFEEELDRATHAQMEIFILQKCIQDSEQKNFSLLVESQRLLESSKLSDRLVSKLENDNVQKQVDVNSLSEKIKILRIGLLQALKTLDVNSEPRCDGIIEEDQELLNHIHGKLQETQNSFVTIFNESQQVAIENSVLVAFLGQLKLKAENLLTERDSLDKELRTQSKQFLALQAEVQKILEKNQELKLTISKGEEKTEVMTTEIENLCKQLLDLKEDHQNIKEESCKTFEEKNSLMKRFRDLGEEKSKLEEEICIMIHDTIAQSNLSLLYQNIVLEKLQALKELSKDLDRLCSVNTDLEEKLKIMMGKLEDVQMENSDLKESLIVSSNELKLVQSVNDQLNCQIRNGKELLSQKENEILEAAKMFSTLHDEKTELQRLVEDLKSKYAGARVILEDQASQILKLSSDKDTQAATLYTRLQISAVNETLFEEKVRELADACEDLDRRSNFKGMESETLKERVNKLEGENGRLRSHLAAYVPAVSALNDCITSLEMQTLAHANPHNYKVLKVKDLTNHKYAESGPQTGEDQNAMATDALPDFQGLQKRISAIEMAVKQMNESFKTKDEMREIQVLKSGISRRHENIQASKYVEQKAKKSVSDVPVAEIEVLPKDIMLDQTSECSYGLTRRGTLENDDQMLELWETANKDGVIGLTVGKVQKMAIAPTGYHQKRATKEPKNKYPSVESLIEKELSVDKLEISRRFTHPHPHPHEDGNKRKILERLDSDAQKLTNLEITVQDLMSKIEITESTRGKDSEYDTVKGQLEATQEAITKLFDANQKLKKNVEEGTLSFAGKSTAESDESGSASRRRVLEQARRGSEKIGRLQFEVQRLQFLLLKLNDEKEGKGKATMDERNSKVLLRDYLYGGGTRRSYQNKKKKAPFCACMQPPTKGD from the exons ATGGCAACTCTGTCCCATGCTGATTCtagaagaatgtattcatggTGGTGGGACAGTCACATTAGCCCCAAGAACTCGAAATGGCTCCAAGAGAATCTGACGG ATATGGATTCCAAGGTGAAGCAAATGATCAAGCTGATCGAGGAAGATGCAGATTCATTTGCCAGGAGGGCTGAAATGTATTATAAGAAACGCCCAGAGCTTATGAAATTAGTTGAAGAGTTTTATCGCGCATACCGGGCATTGGCTGAGAGATATGATCACGCAACTGGAGTGATACGTCAGGCCCATCATACTATGGCTGAAGCATTTCCTAATCAAGTCCCTCCTCTGGCACCCGCAGATGATTCACCTGGAGTAACTTCCATGGAGACTGAACCACATACACCAGAGACAATCCACTTTTCCCGTGCCTTTCTTGACTCAGATGACCTGCAAAAGGATGCTTTAACTCATTTCCATGCAATCAGTCGAAATGGATCTTATACTGATGAAGCTGATTCTGGTATAAGCAGAAAGGGTTTAAAACAGCTCAATGATCTGTTCATGTCAGGAGAACCTGTAAGTCATGCAAAGTCTGCAAGAAGGGGGCTTAATTTTCTTGACACGGAGGAGATTAAAGGGCAAGACAACGGAAGCCAAAATACTAGAGCTCAAGTCTTACCCGAGTCTGAACGCATTACCAAAGCCGAGACAGAAATTTTGGCCTTAAAGAAAGTCCTAGCTAAGTTAGAAAGTGAAAAGGAGGCTGGCTTGCTTCAGTATCAGTATAGTTTGGAGAGATTGTCCAATCTGGAATCAGAAATGTCTCATGCAAGAGAGAATTCTCAAGGACTTAATGAACGAGCAAACAAAGCTGAAGCTGAAGTTCAAACCTTGAAGGAAGCTCTTACTAAATTACAGGCTGAAAGAGAAGCTAGTCTTCTTCAGTACCAGCAATGCTTGGAGAAAATATATAATCTGGAGGAAAATATTTCTTCTGCTCAAAAGGATGTAGGAGAACTTAATGAACGAGCAACTAGAGCTGAAACTGCAGCTGAATCCTTAAAGCAAGACCTTGCTAGAGTAGAAGCTGAAAAGGAAGCTGCCCTTGTTCAATATAATCAGTCCTTGGAGATGTTGTCAAAACTAGAGGAGAGACTAATACAAGCTGAAGAGAATGCAAGGAGAATTAATGAGCAAGCTAATGCAGCAAAAGATGAAATTGAGGGCATGAAGTTAGAAATTGCTAAACTTACTGAAGAGAAGGAAGATGCAGCTCTTCGCTATCAACAATGCTTGGAGATAATTTCCAGTATGGAGCATAAACTCTCTTGTGCCCAGGAGGAGGTGCATAGGCTAAATTGCAAGATAAATGATGGGGTTGAAAAGTTACATAGTTCTGAACAGAAGTGTACTCTCTTGGAAACATCAAATCAGACTCTGCAATCTGAATTGCAGTCTTTGGCACAGAAGTTTGGATCTcaaagtgaagaacttagtgagAAGCAGAAGGATTTGGGTAGACTCTGGACTTGCATACAAGAGGAGCGATTGCGATTCATCGAGGCTGAAGCTGCTTTCCAAAATCTTCAGAATTTGCATTCTCAATCTCAGGAGGAGCTAAGGTCTCTTGCCACCGAGCTTCATAGTAAGGCTGAAATTCTGGAGAATACGGAATCCCATAAGCAGGCTTTAGAGGATGAAGTACACAAGTCCAAAGAGGAAAACAAAACTCTAAATGAGATCAAATTATCTTCATCTTTGTCTATAAAAAATTTGCAGGATGAGATATTAAATCTGAGGGAGATAATAAAGAAACTTGAGCTGGAGGTTGGACTGCAAGTAGATGAAAGAAATGCTCTTCAGCAAGAAATTTACTGTCTTAAAGATGAGCTTAATGATGTGAGTAAAAGACATGAATCCATGATGGAGGATGTCAGATCAACTGACTTAGATCCACAGTGCTTTGCCTCATCtgtgaagaaattgcaagatGAGAACTCAAAGCTGAATGAAAGATGTGAAACCTACAAAGATGAGAAAGAAGCTCTAAAGGAAAAACTGGAGATCATGGAGAAGCTTTTGGAGAAGAATGCTGTTTTGGAGAGATCCCTTTTAGTTTTGACTGTTGAACTTGAGAGTGCTCGAGGAAAGGTAAAGATATTGGAAGAAACTTGTGAATCTTTGCTTGGGGAGAAATCCACTCTTGCTGCTGAGAAAGCCACCTTGTTTTCTCAGTTACAAACCACAGTTGAGAAGCTGGAGAAGCTCTCAGAAAAAAACCACCTTTTAGAAAATTCACTATTTAATGTGAATTCTGAGCTTGAAGGATTAAGGATAAAGTCAAAGATTTTAGAAGACTCTTGTCTGTTGTTTGACCATGAAAAGTCCAGTCTCACCTCTGATAAAGAAATGTTGGTTTCACAATTGAACATCACTCATCAAACTCTGAAAGATCTTGGGAAAAAACACAGTGAATTGGAACTGAAGCATTTGGAACTGAAAGCAGAAAGGGAGTCTGCACTTCAAAAGTTGGAAGAGCTACTTGTTTCCTTATATGCTGAGAGGGAAGAACATTCCAGAATTGTGCAATTGAATGACTGTCAATTGGCTGAGAAGGAATTACAAATTTTTGTTCTCCAAGAAGATGCAGATTACCAGAAAAAGGAATTTGAAGAGGAACTGGACAGAGCTACACATGCTCAAATGGAAATTTTCATTTTGCAGAAATGTATCCAGGATTCGGAGCAAAAGAACTTCTCCCTTCTAGTTGAGAGTCAGAGACTCTTGGAGTCTTCCAAACTGTCTGATAGATTGGTATCTAAATTGGAGAATGACAATGTTCAAAAGCAAGTTGATGTGAATTCGTTGTctgagaaaattaaaatactacgAATTGGACTGCTTCAGGCGTTAAAGACTCTTGACGTTAACAGTGAGCCTAGGTGTGATGGTATTATTGAAGAAGACCAGGAGCTTCTGAACCATATACATGGCAAACTTCAGGAGACACAGAATTCTTTTGtcaccattttcaatgaaaGCCAGCAAGTGGCCATTGAGAATTCAGTTCTTGTTGCATTCCTTGGCCAGTTGAAATTAAAGGCTGAAAATCTTTTGACAGAAAGAGATTCTCTTGATAAGGAGTTGAGAACCCAGTCTAAGCAGTTCTTGGCATTGCAAGCAGAGGTACAGAAGATATTGGAGAAGAATCAGGAATTGAAGTTGACAATAAgcaaaggagaagagaaaaCGGAAGTAATGACAACTGAAATAGAGAATCTATGCAAACAGCTGTTAGACTTGAAAGAGGATCACCAAAACATAAAGGAAGAAAGTTGCAAAACCTTTGAAGAGAAAAATTCCTTGATGAAAAGATTTCGGGACCTGGGTGAAGAGAAAAGTAAGTTGGAAGAAGAAATCTGCATTATGATTCACGATACAATAGCACAATCCAATCTTTCTCTGCTTTACCAGAACATTGTCCTTGAAAAACTCCAGGCACTTAAAGAGCTAAGCAAAGATCTTGATAGACTTTGTTCAGTAAATACTGACCTTGaggagaaactaaaaataatgatgGGCAAATTGGAAGATGTACAAATGGAAAACTCAGATCTTAAAGAGTCCTTGATAGTGTCAAGCAATGAACTAAAATTAGTTCAATCCGTTAATGATCAATTAAATTGTCAGATTAGGAATGGAAAGGAATTGTTGTCTCAAAAGGAAAATGAGATTCTGGAAGCAGCAAAGATGTTTAGCACTTTACATGATGAGAAAACAGAATTGCAAAGATTGGTGGAAGATCTGAAGAGCAAGTATGCTGGAGCCAGGGTGATACTTGAAGACCAAGCtagtcaaattttaaaattatcctcAGACAAGGATACTCAGGCTGCCACACTCTATACCAGACTGCAGATTTCTGCTGTCAATGAGACATTATTTGAAGAGAAGGTGCGTGAGCTAGCTGATGCATGTGAAGATCTTGATCGCAGAAGCAACTTTAAAGGTATGGAAAGTGAAACGCTGAAAGAAAGAGTTAACAAATTGGAAGGTGAAAATGGGAGATTACGTAGTCATTTGGCTGCTTATGTCCCAGCTGTCAGTGCTTTGAATGATTGTATAACATCCTTGGAGATGCAGACACTTGCACATGCAAATCCTCATAACTACAAAGTATTAAAG GTTAAAGATTTGACGAATCACAAATATGCTGAAAGTGGTCCACAAACAGGTGAAGATCAGAATGCTATGGCAACAGATGCACTTCCAGACTTCCAAGGCTTGCAGAAAAGGATCAGTGCAATTGAAATGGCTGTTAAACAGATGAATGAAAGTTTCAAAACTAAGGatgaaatgagagagattcaaGTGTTAAAATCTGGAATCAGCCGGCGCCATGAAAATATTCAAGCAAGCAAGTATGTTGAACAGAAGGCAAAAAAATCAGTGTCAGATGTCCCTGTAGCAGAAATTGAAGTTCTGCCAAAAGACATCATGCTTGATCAAACATCTGAATGTTCATACGGGTTAACTAGGAGAGGAACTCTCGAGAATGATGATCAGATGCTTGAATTGTGGGAAACGGCTAATAAGGATGGCGTTATTGGCCTGACTGTTGGCAAGGTGCAGAAGATGGCCATTGCACCTACTGGATATCATCAAAAGAGAGCAACCAAGGAACCCAAAAACAAATATCCTTCAGTAGAGTCCTTGATTGAGAAGGAGTTGAGTGTGGACAAATTAGAGATCTCAAGAAGATTTACACATCCACATCCACATCCTCATGAAGATGGCAACAAGAGAAAGATTTTAGAAAGACTTGATTCTGATGCTCAGAAGTTGACAAACCTTGAAATTACCGTGCAAGATTTGATGAGCAAGATAGAAATTACTGAGAGCACAAGGGGAAAAGATAGCGAGTATGATACCGTGAAAGGACAGCTTGAAGCTACTCAGGAAGCCATCACAAAGTTGTTTGATGCCAACCAGAAGTTGAAGAAGAATGTAGAAGAGGGTACCTTGTCCTTTGCTGGGAAGTCTACAGCAGAATCAGATGAAAGTGGAAGTGCCAGCAGAAGGAGAGTTTTAGAACAGGCTCGGAGAGGGTCTGAAAAAATAGGACGGCTGCAGTTCGAAGTGCAAAGACTGCAATTCTTACTTCTGAAGTTGAATGATGAAAAAGAAGGCAAAGGAAAAGCAACGATGGATGAACGAAATTCAAAAGTTCTTTTGAGAGATTATCTCTATGGTGGTGGGACGAGAAGAAGCTACcagaacaaaaagaagaaagcacCCTTTTGTGCATGCATGCAACCTCCCACTAAGGGAGATTAA
- the LOC114398341 gene encoding protein ANTAGONIST OF LIKE HETEROCHROMATIN PROTEIN 1-like, with translation MAPFQKKSKTKKKTKKFKKHKQVSMVPIEPRTSETDWWDSFWHKNSTVPGYTVPGDEAEGFKYFFRVSKTTFEYICSLVREDLISRPPSGLINIEGRLLSVEKQVAIALRRLASGESQVSVGAAFGVGQSTVSQVTWRFIEALEERAKHHLNWPDFNRMQEIKLGFEVSYGLPNCCGAIDATHIMMTLPAVQTSDDWCDQEKNYSMLLQGIVDHEMRFIDIMTGLPGGMSVSRLLKCSAFFKLSENGERLNGNVKAFGGDVIREYVVGGCSYPLLPWLMTPYETNGANGISVSQSIFNHKHGAAKLLAVRAFSLLKGSWRILSKVMWRPDKRKLPSIILTCCLLHNIIIDCGDTLQQDVALSGHHDSGYQEQCCKQVDPLGRTMRDNLAKHL, from the exons ATGGCACCCTTCCAGAAAAAATCAAAGACAAaaaagaagaccaagaagttcaaAAAACACAAACAGGTGAGCATGGTCCCCATTGAGCCCAGAACCAGTGAGACCGATTGGTGGGACTCTTTCTGGCACAAGAATTCTACTGTCCCAG GATATACTGTACCTGGTGATGAGGCAGAAGGGTTTAAGTATTTCTTCAGGGTGTCAAAGACTACTTTTGAATACATATGTTCCCTTGTGAGGGAGGATCTCATATCAAGGCCTCCATCAGGACTCATCAACATAGAGGGAAGACTTCTTAGTGTTGAGAAGCAGGTTGCAATTGCCCTTAGAAGGTTGGCATCTGGTGAGTCTCAGGTCTCAGTTGGAGCCGCCTTTGGGGTTGGGCAGTCAACAGTGTCTCAGGTGACTTGGAGATTTATTGAGGCGCTGGAGGAACGCGCCAAGCATCATCTCAATTGGCCAGATTTCAATAGGATGCAGGAAATCAAGCTTGGTTTTGAGGTATCCTATGGGTTGCCTAATTGCTGTGGAGCCATTGATGCAACGCATATCATGATGACCCTTCCCGCTGTCCAAACCTCAGATGATTGGTGTGATCAAGAGAAGAACTACAGCATGTTGTTGCAGGGAATTGTTGATCATGAAATGAGATTTATTGATATCATGACAGGCTTGCCTGGGGGCATGTCAGTTTCCAGATTGTTGAAGTGTTCGGCATTTTTCAAGCTATCGGAGAATGGAGAGCGTTTAAATGGAAATGTGAAAGCTTTTGGTGGAGATGTTATAAGAGAGTATGTGGTTGGTGGGTGCAGCTATCCTCTTCTTCCGTGGCTTATGACTCCTTATGAAACTAATGGGGCTAATGGCATATCAGTTTCACAGTCTATTTTCAATCACAAACATGGAGCTGCAAAGCTACTTGCTGTGAGGGCATTCTCACTGTTAAAGGGAAGTTGGAGAATCTTGAGTAAGGTTATGTGGAGACCTGATAAGAGGAAATTGCCCAGCATTATTTTAACATGTTGTTTGCTCCATAATATAATCATAGactgcggagacaccttacaaCAGGACGTTGCCTTGTCTGGTCATCATGATTCTGGATATCAAGAGCAATGTTGCAAGCAAGTTGATCCTTTGGGGAGGACCATGAGAGATAATTTGGCCAAGCATTTGTGA
- the LOC114400830 gene encoding sulfate transporter 3.1-like — translation MGNADYAYPSGMNVECVHRVAIPPPQPFFKSLKYSMKETFFPDDPFRKFKNQPASKRFLLGLQYFFPIFEWAPKYTLHFLKSDLISGITIASLAIPQGISYAKLANLPPVLGLYSSFIPPLIYAMMGSSRDLAVGTVAVGSLLMASMLGRVVNFNENPNLFLHLAFTATFFAGVLQASLGLFRLGFIVDFLSHATIVGFMGGAATVVCLQQLKSILGLEHFTHEADLVSVMRSVFSQTHEWRWESAVLGCCFIFFLLVTRYFSKRQPKFFWVSAMAPLTSVILGSLLVYLTHAEKHGVQVIGNLKKGLNPPSVTDLVFVSPYMGTAIKTGLVTGIIALAEGIAVGRSFAMFKNYHIDGNKEMIAIGTMNIFGSFTSCYLTTGPFSRSAVNYNAGCKTAASNIIMAIAVMLTLLFLTPLFHFTPLVVLSAIIVSAMLGLIDYQAAIHLWKIDKFDFLVCFTAYVGVVFGSVEIGLVIAVAVSLLRVLLFIARPRTFLLGNIPNSAVYRNVEQYPNANHIPGILILEIDAPIYFANASYLRERITRWIDEEEDRIKATGQTSLQYVIMDMTAVANIDTSGISMLEECKKTTDRRGLQLALVNPGSEVMKKLNKAKFLDELGQKWIYLTVEEAVGACNFMLHTYKPNTMKDESEGWNNA, via the exons ATGGGTAACGCAGACTATGCATACCCTTCGGGTATGAACGTGGAGTGCGTGCACCGAGTGGCCATTCCTCCCCCTCAACCCTTCTTCAAGTCCCTAAAGTACTCTATGAAAGAGACTTTTTTCCCAGATGACCCGTTTAGGAAGTTCAAGAACCAGCCAGCCTCTAAGAGGTTCCTGCTTGGGCTTCAGTACTTCTTCCCCATCTTTGAGTGGGCACCCAAATACACCCTCCACTTCCTTAAATCAGACCTCATCTCTGGCATCACCATTGCTAGCTTGGCCATTCCTCAAGGCATCAGTTATGCCAAGCTAGCCAACCTCCCTCCTGTTCTTGGACTTT ATTCGAGCTTTATACCGCCATTGATCTATGCAATGATGGGAAGCTCAAGGGATTTGGCAGTGGGAACTGTGGCTGTTGGATCGCTTCTTATGGCCTCCATGTTGGGTCGAGTGGTCAATTTCAACGAGAACCCAAACCTTTTCCTCCACTTGGCTTTCACTGCTACGTTCTTTGCTGGAGTTTTGCAAGCATCACTCGGTCTCTTCAG GTTAGGGTTTATCGTGGATTTTCTGTCACATGCAACCATAGTAGGGTTCATGGGTGGAGCAGCTACAGTGGTTTGTCTGCAACAGCTAAAATCAATCCTTGGCCTTGAGCATTTTACCCACGAGGCCGATCTCGTGTCAGTAATGCGCTCTGTTTTTTCTCAAACTCATGAG TGGAGGTGGGAAAGCGCTGTGTTAGgttgttgctttattttcttCCTCCTCGTCACAAGATACTTC AGCAAACGACAGCCGAAGTTCTTCTGGGTGTCAGCAATGGCACCACTGACATCCGTTATACTGGGAAGTCTGCTGGTCTATCTCACACACGCTGAGAAGCATGGAGTTCAAGTG ATAGGAAATTTGAAGAAGGGGCTGAATCCACCTTCGGTGACGGATTTGGTGTTTGTGTCGCCTTATATGGGCACTGCCATAAAAACTGGACTTGTCACTGGCATTATCGCACTTGCG GAAGGAATAGCAGTGGGAAGAAGCTTTGCaatgtttaaaaattatcatattgaTGGCAACAAAGAGATGATAGCTATTGGAACCATGAATATTTTCGGATCGTTCACCTCTTGCTATCTCACCACAG GACCATTTTCGCGTTCAGCAGTGAACTACAATGCTGGGTGCAAGACTGCTGCATCAAACATTATAATGGCAATAGCAGTGATGTTGACATTGTTATTCTTAACACCCTTATTCCATTTCACTCCCCTGGTGGTGCTGTCAGCCATAATTGTATCAGCAATGCTCGGGCTCATTGATTATCAAGCAGCAATTCATTTGTGGAAAATTGACAAATTTGATTTCTTAGTGTGCTTCACTGCTTATGTTGGCGTAGTCTTTGGCAGTGTTGAAATTGGCCTAGTCATAGCA GTTGCAGTATCTCTACTTCGAGTACTTTTATTTATCGCAAGACCAAGGACATTTCTCTTAGGCAACATTCCAAATTCTGCAGTATACAGAAATGTGGAACAATATCCAAATGCAAACCATATTCCTGGAATCCTAATTCTTGAAATTGATGCACCCATCTACTTTGCCAATGCAAGCTATTTAAGAGAAAG GATCACAAGGTGGATTGATGAAGAGGAAGATAGAATCAAAGCTACAGGGCAAACCAGTTTGCAATATGTCATAATGGATATGACTG CTGTTGCTAACATTGATACAAGCGGAATTAGCATGCTTGAAGAGTGCAAGAAGACTACTGACAGAAGAGGGTTACAA CTTGCTTTGGTCAATCCTGGAAGCGAAGTAATGAAGAAGCTGAACAAAGCCAAGTTCCTTGATGAACTGGGTCAAAAATGGATCTATCTCACAGTTGAAGAGGCTGTTGGTGCATGCAACTTCATGCTCCATACATACAAACCAAACACCATGAAGGATGAATCAGAAGGTTGGAACAATGCCTAA